Below is a genomic region from Streptomyces sp. NBC_00461.
TGCTCGACGGACATGGTGCCGCCCACGGTGAACACCGCCGCCTCGCGCACCGTCGGTGACTCCGAGTAGAACGGCTGGCCCGGCTCCGCCTCGGTGACCCGGCAGCGCAGCCAGCCGGCCCGGGTGCCGCCGATCACCGACGCCGTGTGCCCGGCCGGGACGTGGACGATGACCTCGCCGGGCCGGTTGAGGCCGCCCGTGGTGTCCGTGCCGGTCTCGCACAGCCGCCAGCCGCCGCCGTCCCACGCCTCCCACACCAGCGGGGGCTGGCGCGGGTCCACGCCGACACCCTCCACGCGGCTGTCCAGGTTCACCGCGACGATGCAGCGCGGCACCGCCGTGGGCAGGCCGAACAGCAGCGCGTCGCCCGGCTCCGGTGTCGCCTGGAAGCACGGCACGTCGCCGCCCTCGGAGATCTCCCGGGTCCGGTCCGTCTGCTCGCCCGTCCGGGGCGCGGTCACCAGACGCGTCAACTCGCTTGGCATGATGCGCAGTTCGTCCGTGGTCGCGAACACCACGGCCTCGTCGCTCTCGCCGCTCTCGCCGCGCGCGCTGGTCACCTCGGTGCCCGCGGGCAGCGCCACCGTGTCGGGCTGCGGCGCCGACAGCCAGAAGTCGACGTCGGCCCCGGCCGCGGCGGGCGGGAACAGGCGGATGCCCAACAGGTCCAGGAACGCCGTGTAGTTCTTGTCCGGCACCCGGTTGAGCCGGTACAGCAGCTGGTCCACGAGATAGGCGAACGTCTCGATCAGCGTGACGCCCGGGTCGGACACGTTGTGGTCGGTCCACTCCGGCGCGCGCTGCTGCACGTACCGCTTGGCCTCGTCGACGAGTTGCTGGAACCGCCGGTCGTCCAGATTGGGGGAGGGCAGAGCCATCAGTCGGCGACCATTTCCTCGGTCCCCTCCTCGGAGGGGATCGTGTAGAAGGGAAAGACCAGGTTGCGGCGGTCGTTGGTGGTACGCACCGTGTAGTGCACGTCGATGTAGAGGGTCCCGGCCTCGACCGCGTCGAAGGCGACCACCACGTCCTCCACCGCGATGCGCGGCTCCCACCGCTCCAGGGCCTCGCGCACCTGCTGGGCGATACGTCCGGCGGTCGCGCCGTCACCGGGGGCGAAGACGTAGTCGTGGATGCCGCAGCCGAACTCGGGGCGCATCGGCCGCTCGCCCGGTGCCGTGCCGAGGACCAGGCGGATCGCCTCCTCGATCTCCTGGGCCCGCTCGACCATGCCGATCCCGCCGGTCGGCCCGACCCGCAGCGGGAACGCCCAG
It encodes:
- a CDS encoding GPW/gp25 family protein, whose translation is MSERFIGRGWAFPLRVGPTGGIGMVERAQEIEEAIRLVLGTAPGERPMRPEFGCGIHDYVFAPGDGATAGRIAQQVREALERWEPRIAVEDVVVAFDAVEAGTLYIDVHYTVRTTNDRRNLVFPFYTIPSEEGTEEMVAD